A genomic segment from Thermococcus sp. LS1 encodes:
- a CDS encoding integrase, translated as MRYLERFFGKYRITDKASLDEALVKENYNRGFAKSLRNFITFLKNRGLISRTEYLDLKDIIKLKPTGVRRVYVSDEQIRIAYEYYLQKDPLLALIYEALVYSGQRLKHIVRMLNEFDPDKLVLYGDTVAKYPMSGIGRGQKQTFWAYFPREFAERLERVDISYKRVHARMRVKIRSIRNTEKSVVFSSSAVRKWFSGFLARQGVPLEVIDYIQGRAPRTVIERHYLNLELLADEWYSAVVDDLKKVLEGGK; from the coding sequence ATGCGGTACCTCGAAAGGTTCTTTGGAAAGTACAGAATAACCGATAAGGCCTCTCTCGACGAAGCTCTCGTGAAAGAAAACTACAATAGAGGGTTTGCAAAGTCTCTGAGAAACTTCATAACTTTTCTGAAGAACAGAGGCCTCATCAGCCGCACTGAATACCTCGACCTTAAAGACATCATCAAGCTGAAGCCCACGGGGGTCAGGAGAGTTTACGTCTCCGACGAGCAGATCAGGATTGCTTACGAGTATTACCTCCAAAAGGATCCGCTCCTAGCCTTGATCTACGAGGCGTTAGTGTACAGCGGGCAAAGGCTCAAGCATATCGTCAGGATGCTCAACGAGTTCGATCCGGACAAACTAGTTCTCTATGGGGATACTGTAGCAAAATATCCAATGAGCGGAATTGGTAGGGGACAGAAGCAGACGTTTTGGGCGTATTTTCCAAGGGAATTCGCAGAGAGGCTCGAGAGGGTGGACATCAGCTACAAGCGCGTCCACGCGAGGATGAGGGTAAAGATACGGAGCATCAGGAACACGGAAAAGAGTGTTGTCTTCTCGTCTTCAGCAGTCAGGAAATGGTTCAGCGGTTTTCTGGCCCGTCAGGGAGTCCCCCTGGAGGTCATTGATTATATCCAGGGTAGGGCGCCGAGAACGGTCATAGAGCGTCACTATCTCAACCTTGAGCTCCTGGCTGATGAGTGGTATTCTGCAGTGGTGGATGACCTGAAGAAGGTGCTGGAGGGAGGGAAATGA
- a CDS encoding DUF2079 domain-containing protein, producing the protein MAQRFITLGYENCDGLEMEGKQKFLAVVLVFTVLIVFYSIIRFQIAKRIFHVMDIDLFIFAESFRTTLQGEGFFFNTNEWQTFGAWSHFGVHNSPILILLLPIYALFPSYYTLIILQDLIVPISAIILFKFATEVLDDGKKALVVSVVFLMNPLLHGTIRYTFHPSVFGIPFMLLFAYYMARNELKKAFIAALFVLSVREDAGLFLIAYALFDVLRKHECNIKGWFDERHVINFAMLGLGWMAVSVFLVIPYFNIAHKYPFFGRYEITEVTLVIFEISLAKLIVLLLSVAFVPLRRYAYWIPIILLWLENAIANKIQQAMIGFHYDYMVLPMTFIVLVYALKEDETVNLRRLVFSAMISMLLFSPMFRVINTEPVSLGTSLWEYMAILWG; encoded by the coding sequence GTGGCCCAAAGATTTATTACGTTGGGGTATGAAAATTGTGACGGATTGGAGATGGAGGGTAAGCAGAAATTCCTGGCGGTAGTGCTAGTGTTCACGGTACTGATAGTTTTCTACTCTATTATTAGATTTCAGATAGCTAAGAGGATATTTCACGTCATGGATATTGACCTCTTTATTTTTGCAGAAAGCTTTAGGACAACTTTGCAAGGGGAAGGCTTCTTTTTCAACACAAACGAGTGGCAGACCTTTGGAGCGTGGAGCCACTTTGGAGTTCATAATTCGCCAATATTAATTCTTTTACTTCCAATCTATGCGTTATTTCCTAGTTATTATACTCTCATAATTCTCCAAGACTTGATAGTGCCCATCAGCGCAATAATTCTCTTTAAATTTGCCACAGAAGTCCTCGATGATGGAAAAAAAGCCTTAGTGGTTTCGGTAGTCTTTCTTATGAACCCACTCCTTCATGGAACAATAAGATATACATTCCATCCCTCTGTTTTTGGCATTCCGTTTATGCTTCTGTTCGCGTATTATATGGCAAGGAATGAATTGAAAAAGGCGTTTATTGCAGCGTTGTTCGTGCTGTCTGTGAGGGAAGATGCAGGCTTATTCCTTATTGCTTACGCGTTATTTGACGTTCTAAGAAAACATGAATGCAACATAAAAGGATGGTTTGACGAAAGACACGTCATTAATTTTGCAATGTTAGGACTAGGATGGATGGCAGTTAGCGTATTCCTTGTGATCCCATATTTCAATATTGCCCACAAATATCCCTTTTTTGGAAGATATGAAATAACAGAAGTTACTTTAGTTATCTTTGAAATTTCGCTAGCAAAGCTCATAGTTCTACTTCTGAGCGTTGCATTTGTGCCCCTAAGGAGGTACGCTTATTGGATACCAATAATCCTCCTCTGGTTAGAGAATGCCATAGCAAATAAGATACAACAGGCGATGATTGGATTCCACTATGATTATATGGTACTACCAATGACGTTTATTGTACTAGTATACGCACTTAAAGAAGACGAGACAGTAAACCTACGGAGACTAGTGTTCTCTGCGATGATATCAATGTTGCTATTTTCACCTATGTTTCGAGTGATCAATACTGAGCCAGTTTCTTTGGGAACATCATTGTGGGAATATATGGCAATTTTGTGGGGGTGA